In one Aeromicrobium wangtongii genomic region, the following are encoded:
- the nuoL gene encoding NADH-quinone oxidoreductase subunit L → MLDLQWLLIAIPLASGALLLVWGKESDRFGHLIGTAASAASFILGVILFAQLMGRDAEDRSQTTDLFTWIDAGRFHVDMVFVYDQLSALFVLLITGVGTLIHVYSIGYMAHDERRRRFFAYLNIFIAAMLTLVLAGDYLVLFLGWEGVGLASYLLIGFWQHKPSAAAAAKKAFVVNRVGDIGMALAIMLMFAQFGTSAIGAVNAAAPGATDTVTTALGLLLLLGACGKSAQVPLQSWLLDAMEGPTPVSALIHAATMVTAGVYLVVRSNAIFDASEVARTAVIVVGLVTLLAGAWIGCAKDDIKKALAGSTMSQIGYMMLAAGLGPAGYAFAIFHLITHGFFKANMFLGAGSVMHGMDDDVDMRHYGGLRHMMPITFATFALGYLAIIGVPPFAGFWSKDKIIEAAFGQNLWVGLGALLGAGVTAFYMTRLMIMTFLSHKRWREDVHPHESPRVMTWPLIALAALSAVGGVLLLGDWIVDWLEPVVGEAEHHELAVPAIVLTLIITAVVALGVLGAVFFYSREPIAAETPADSSVSVFARAGRHELYGNEINEALVVRPTRYLTRLLVWFDGKGVDGFVTGIADRLGDTSQFLRKPQTGHVRSYALTMFGGAAIVVLCLLAVNLA, encoded by the coding sequence ATGCTCGATCTTCAGTGGCTGCTCATCGCCATCCCGCTGGCCAGCGGAGCCCTGCTCCTGGTCTGGGGCAAGGAGTCCGACCGCTTCGGCCACCTCATCGGCACCGCGGCGTCGGCGGCGTCCTTCATCCTCGGCGTCATCCTGTTCGCCCAGCTGATGGGCCGTGACGCCGAGGACCGCTCCCAAACCACCGATCTGTTCACCTGGATCGATGCGGGCCGCTTCCACGTCGACATGGTGTTCGTCTACGACCAGCTCTCGGCGCTGTTCGTGCTGCTCATCACCGGCGTCGGCACCCTGATCCACGTGTACTCGATCGGGTACATGGCCCACGACGAGCGCCGGCGCCGGTTCTTCGCCTACCTCAACATCTTCATCGCCGCGATGCTCACGCTGGTGCTGGCCGGCGACTACCTGGTGCTGTTCCTGGGCTGGGAGGGCGTCGGCCTCGCGTCGTACCTGCTGATCGGGTTCTGGCAGCACAAGCCGAGTGCTGCGGCTGCCGCGAAGAAGGCCTTCGTGGTCAACCGCGTCGGTGACATCGGGATGGCGCTGGCGATCATGCTGATGTTCGCGCAGTTCGGGACGTCCGCGATCGGGGCGGTGAACGCCGCTGCCCCGGGCGCGACCGACACCGTGACGACGGCGCTCGGCCTGCTGCTCCTGCTGGGCGCCTGCGGCAAGTCGGCCCAGGTGCCGCTGCAGAGCTGGCTGCTGGACGCCATGGAGGGCCCCACCCCCGTCTCCGCGCTGATCCACGCCGCGACGATGGTCACCGCGGGCGTCTACCTCGTGGTGCGCAGCAACGCGATCTTCGACGCCTCCGAGGTGGCCCGCACCGCGGTCATCGTCGTCGGCCTGGTGACGTTGCTGGCCGGCGCGTGGATCGGCTGCGCCAAGGACGACATCAAGAAGGCCCTGGCGGGCTCGACGATGAGCCAGATCGGCTACATGATGCTGGCCGCGGGTCTCGGCCCCGCCGGCTACGCGTTCGCGATCTTCCACCTGATCACGCACGGCTTCTTCAAGGCCAACATGTTCCTCGGCGCCGGATCGGTCATGCACGGCATGGACGATGACGTCGACATGCGCCACTACGGCGGGTTGCGGCACATGATGCCCATCACCTTCGCGACCTTCGCCCTGGGCTACCTGGCGATCATCGGCGTCCCGCCGTTCGCCGGCTTCTGGTCCAAGGACAAGATCATCGAGGCCGCCTTCGGGCAGAACCTGTGGGTCGGCCTCGGCGCCCTGCTCGGGGCCGGCGTCACGGCGTTCTACATGACGCGGCTGATGATCATGACCTTCCTGTCGCACAAACGCTGGCGCGAGGACGTCCACCCGCACGAGTCGCCGCGGGTCATGACCTGGCCGCTGATCGCGCTCGCCGCGCTGTCGGCCGTCGGTGGTGTCCTGCTGCTGGGTGACTGGATCGTGGACTGGCTGGAGCCGGTCGTCGGGGAGGCCGAGCACCACGAGCTGGCGGTGCCGGCCATCGTCCTGACGCTGATCATCACCGCGGTCGTCGCGCTCGGTGTGCTGGGCGCGGTGTTCTTCTACAGCCGGGAGCCGATCGCCGCCGAGACGCCCGCCGACAGCTCGGTGTCGGTGTTCGCCCGGGCCGGCCGCCACGAGCTGTACGGCAACGAGATCAACGAGGCGCTCGTCGTTCGTCCCACCCGGTACCTCACCCGGTTGCTGGTCTGGTTCGACGGCAAGGGTGTCGACGGCTTCGTGACCGGGATCGCCGACCGGCTCGGTGACACCTCGCAGTTCCTGCGCAAGCCGCAGACCGGCCACGTCCGTTCCTATGCCCTCACGATGTTCGGTGGCGCCGCCATCGTCGTCCTGTGCCTCCTGGCGGTGAACCTCGCATGA
- the nuoK gene encoding NADH-quinone oxidoreductase subunit NuoK: protein MTEYITLSLILFTIGAVGVLVRRNAIIVFMCIELMLNATNLAFVSFSRQHGNLDGQVAAFFVMVVAAAEVVVGLSIIVSIYRARRTISVDDASLLKS from the coding sequence GTGACCGAGTACATCACCCTGTCGCTGATCCTGTTCACGATCGGCGCCGTCGGCGTCCTGGTCCGCCGCAACGCGATCATCGTGTTCATGTGCATCGAGCTGATGCTCAACGCGACGAACCTGGCCTTCGTGTCCTTCTCGCGCCAGCACGGCAACCTCGACGGCCAGGTGGCCGCCTTCTTCGTGATGGTCGTCGCCGCGGCCGAGGTCGTCGTCGGGCTGTCCATCATCGTGTCCATCTATCGCGCGCGCCGGACGATCTCCGTCGACGACGCGAGCCTGCTGAAGTCATAA
- a CDS encoding NADH-quinone oxidoreductase subunit J: protein MTAFWVLAPVMVIAALGLIFARKAVHAALALAVVMISLAILYAAQGAPFLFAVQIIVYTGAIMMLFLFVLMLVGVDSSDAIRETIAGQRFFAAVVGLLFGITAVLAIGQTVSGAVVGLKGANANGNPYGLAELLFGKYVLAFEFTSALLITAALGAMVLAHKERLTPRLSQADIAARRMREYAESGRHPGPQATPGVFARHNAVDTPALLPDGTPLESSLSPSIVERGQVRSGFDDDIDKVVEQLTPEEDPDALGGQK, encoded by the coding sequence GTGACGGCGTTCTGGGTCCTGGCCCCGGTCATGGTGATCGCGGCACTGGGGCTGATCTTCGCGCGCAAGGCAGTCCACGCGGCGCTGGCCCTGGCCGTCGTCATGATCAGCCTGGCGATCCTGTACGCCGCGCAGGGCGCACCGTTCCTGTTCGCGGTGCAGATCATCGTCTACACCGGCGCGATCATGATGCTGTTCCTGTTCGTCCTGATGCTGGTGGGCGTCGACTCCTCCGACGCGATCCGCGAGACGATCGCCGGTCAGCGTTTCTTCGCGGCAGTGGTGGGCCTGCTCTTCGGCATCACGGCGGTGCTGGCGATCGGTCAGACGGTGTCGGGCGCGGTCGTCGGCCTGAAGGGCGCCAACGCCAACGGCAATCCGTACGGCCTGGCCGAGCTCCTGTTCGGCAAGTACGTGCTGGCCTTCGAGTTCACGAGCGCGCTGCTCATCACCGCAGCCCTCGGCGCGATGGTGCTGGCCCACAAGGAGCGCCTGACGCCCCGGCTCTCCCAGGCCGACATCGCCGCGCGTCGCATGCGCGAGTACGCCGAGTCGGGCCGCCACCCGGGCCCGCAGGCCACGCCGGGCGTCTTCGCCCGACACAACGCCGTGGACACCCCGGCCCTGCTGCCGGACGGCACGCCGCTGGAGTCCTCGCTCTCGCCGAGCATCGTCGAGCGCGGCCAGGTGCGCAGCGGATTCGACGACGACATCGACAAGGTCGTCGAGCAGCTGACCCCCGAGGAAGACCCGGACGCGTTGGGAGGGCAGAAGTGA
- the nuoI gene encoding NADH-quinone oxidoreductase subunit NuoI, with translation MSSPAKETLWDPIAGFGVTFRTMFRKPVTEQYPKVKMPTAPRFHGRHQLNRWPDGLEKCIGCELCAWACPADAIYVEGASNVAGDRHSPGERYGRVYQINYLRCILCGLCIEACPTRALTMTNEYELANDNRADLIYEKNDLLAPLLPGMVEPPHEMMISDDHHDYYRGKQLPIFPVDAAETAEVNPEGAPGDVSTGSTGVSTGSTGDVSTGSTGAGENK, from the coding sequence ATGAGCAGCCCCGCCAAGGAGACCCTCTGGGACCCCATCGCCGGCTTCGGCGTGACGTTCCGGACGATGTTCCGCAAACCGGTGACCGAGCAGTATCCCAAGGTCAAGATGCCGACCGCTCCGCGCTTCCACGGCCGGCACCAGCTCAACCGCTGGCCCGATGGCCTGGAGAAGTGCATCGGCTGCGAGCTGTGCGCCTGGGCCTGCCCGGCGGATGCGATCTACGTCGAGGGCGCCTCCAACGTCGCCGGCGACCGGCACAGCCCCGGCGAGCGGTACGGCCGGGTCTACCAGATCAACTACCTGCGCTGCATCCTGTGCGGGCTGTGCATCGAGGCCTGCCCGACGCGGGCGCTCACGATGACCAACGAGTACGAGCTGGCGAACGACAACCGGGCCGATCTGATCTACGAGAAGAACGACCTGCTGGCGCCGCTGCTGCCGGGAATGGTCGAGCCCCCGCACGAGATGATGATCAGCGACGACCACCACGACTACTACCGCGGCAAGCAGCTGCCGATCTTCCCCGTGGACGCGGCCGAGACCGCCGAGGTCAATCCCGAGGGGGCGCCGGGCGACGTTTCGACAGGCTCAACGGGCGTTTCGACAGGCTCAACGGGCGACGTTTCGACAGGCTCAACGGGCGCGGGGGAGAACAAGTGA
- the nuoH gene encoding NADH-quinone oxidoreductase subunit NuoH yields the protein MSDLFGHEAFWVVALKAVLIFVFLLVYTLFNIWFERRVVARMQHRVGPNVNGPFGLLQSLADGVKLALKEDIVVKSADKLVYILAPILATIPAFLAWAVIPFGPEVRIPFTDTITPLQLTDLPVAVLYVLAVTSVGVYGIVLAGWASGSIYALLGGLRSSAQVISYEVAMGLSFVSVFMYAGTMSTSEIVAAQSDLWYFVPLFPSFVIYCIAMVGETNRAPFDLPEAEGELVGGFHTEYSSLKFALFFLAEYVNMVTVSALATTLFLGGWRAPFGIGQINDGYFNTGYWPLLWFFGKTLFFIFIFVWLRGTLPRMRYDQFMSFGWKILIPASLAWIIAVAFIRKLKSEDMLDQQTLLWIAVAAGVLVLLTFFIPEKKSDPEPEPEQWDAFAGGYPVPPMPGQAAPTTDTAAAPPERTPSS from the coding sequence ATGAGTGATCTGTTCGGGCACGAGGCCTTCTGGGTCGTGGCGCTGAAGGCGGTGCTGATCTTCGTCTTCCTGCTGGTCTACACGCTGTTCAACATCTGGTTCGAGCGCCGCGTCGTGGCCCGCATGCAGCACCGCGTCGGCCCCAACGTCAACGGCCCCTTCGGCCTGCTGCAGAGCCTCGCCGACGGCGTGAAGCTTGCGCTGAAGGAGGACATCGTCGTCAAGTCGGCCGACAAGCTGGTCTACATCCTGGCGCCGATCCTCGCCACGATCCCGGCCTTCCTGGCGTGGGCGGTGATCCCCTTCGGACCCGAGGTCCGCATCCCGTTCACCGACACCATCACGCCGCTGCAGTTGACCGATCTCCCGGTCGCGGTGCTCTACGTCCTGGCGGTCACCTCGGTCGGCGTCTACGGCATCGTGCTGGCCGGGTGGGCGTCCGGCTCGATCTACGCCCTGCTGGGTGGCCTGCGCTCCAGCGCGCAGGTCATCTCGTACGAGGTCGCGATGGGCCTGTCGTTCGTCTCGGTGTTCATGTACGCCGGCACGATGTCGACGTCCGAGATCGTCGCGGCGCAGAGCGACCTGTGGTACTTCGTGCCGCTGTTCCCGTCCTTCGTCATCTACTGCATCGCGATGGTCGGCGAGACCAACCGCGCGCCCTTCGACCTGCCCGAGGCCGAGGGCGAGCTGGTCGGCGGCTTCCACACCGAGTACTCCTCGCTGAAGTTCGCGCTGTTCTTCCTGGCCGAGTACGTCAACATGGTGACGGTCTCGGCGCTGGCGACGACGCTGTTCCTCGGCGGCTGGCGGGCCCCGTTCGGCATCGGGCAGATCAACGACGGCTACTTCAACACCGGCTACTGGCCGCTGCTGTGGTTCTTCGGCAAGACGTTGTTCTTCATCTTCATCTTCGTCTGGCTGCGCGGGACACTCCCGCGCATGCGCTACGACCAGTTCATGAGCTTCGGCTGGAAGATCCTGATCCCCGCCTCGCTGGCCTGGATCATCGCGGTCGCCTTCATCCGCAAGCTCAAGAGCGAGGACATGCTCGACCAGCAGACCCTGCTGTGGATCGCGGTCGCGGCGGGCGTCCTGGTCCTGCTGACGTTCTTCATCCCGGAGAAGAAGTCCGATCCGGAGCCCGAGCCCGAACAGTGGGACGCCTTCGCCGGCGGCTACCCCGTACCGCCGATGCCCGGCCAGGCCGCACCGACCACCGACACCGCCGCAGCTCCCCCCGAGAGGACCCCCTCGTCATGA
- a CDS encoding NADH-quinone oxidoreductase subunit G has product MTVTVPSTGSGSEAVELVTLTIDDVEVSVPKGTLVIRAAEVIGTEIPRFCDHPLLDPIGACRQCLVDITDAGNGRGFPKPQASCTIEVADGMVVKTQVTSPVAEKAQRGNLEFLLINHPLDCPVCDKGGECPLQNQAMTHGQGESRFIETKRTFPKPVKVSEQVLLDRERCVLCARCTRFSEQIAGDPFIALIERGAQQQVGIYEEEPFSSYFSGNTIQICPVGALTSADYRFRSRPFDLVSVPSIAEHDSSGSAIRVDHRRGRVVRRLAGDDPEVNEEWITDKDRFAFTYAMQPDRIRTPLIRNQATGELEPASWPAALAVAGRGLAAAAGRVGVLTGGRLTAEDAFAYSKFARTVLGTNDIDFRARAHSAEEAAFLASHVAATQLEVSFTDLERASTVVLVGLEPEDENGSIFLRLRKGARTRGVKVVAIASHATRGLRKMSGELVQTVPGDEPAALSELELPAGSVILVGERLAAVPGGFSAAVAAAERSGARLAWVPRRAGDRGAVETGCLPTLLPGGRPLDDAEARADLAAAWGVPTIPAAPGRDTSQILAAAASGDLEALLIAGVEIDDLPDPAAARAALAAAGFVVSLELRHSDVTAVADVVLPIAPVVEKPGTFISWEGRVRTFDAVLHEPSSLTDIRVLAGIAEEMGTSLGFRTVSAARQAMADLGPWDGARAPAPSVAPTARAAARGQVVLDSWRLLVDDGRGQDGQDQYKATARPAVLRASEATLKAFDIDPGGPATLSTPAGTATFLTQVADLPDGVVWAPANSGVNLRARLAAGFGDAVSLSTGSRGDGAGSRGDGAGSRGDGA; this is encoded by the coding sequence ATGACTGTCACCGTCCCTTCGACAGGCTCAGGGAGCGAAGCGGTCGAGCTGGTGACGCTGACGATCGACGACGTCGAGGTCAGCGTGCCGAAGGGGACGCTGGTGATTCGCGCCGCCGAGGTCATCGGCACCGAGATCCCGCGCTTCTGCGACCACCCGCTGCTCGATCCGATCGGGGCGTGCCGCCAGTGCCTGGTCGACATCACCGATGCCGGCAACGGACGCGGCTTCCCCAAGCCGCAGGCATCCTGCACGATCGAGGTCGCCGACGGGATGGTCGTCAAGACCCAGGTGACGTCGCCGGTCGCCGAGAAGGCGCAGCGCGGCAATCTGGAGTTCCTGCTGATCAACCATCCACTGGACTGCCCGGTGTGTGACAAGGGCGGCGAGTGCCCGTTGCAGAACCAGGCCATGACGCACGGCCAGGGCGAGTCCCGGTTCATCGAGACCAAACGCACGTTCCCCAAGCCGGTCAAGGTCTCCGAGCAGGTGCTGCTCGACCGTGAGCGCTGCGTCCTGTGCGCCCGGTGCACCCGGTTCTCCGAGCAGATCGCCGGCGATCCGTTCATCGCGCTGATCGAGCGCGGCGCCCAGCAGCAGGTCGGCATCTACGAGGAGGAGCCGTTCAGCTCCTACTTCTCGGGCAACACGATCCAGATCTGCCCCGTCGGCGCGCTCACGAGCGCCGACTACCGCTTCCGCTCGCGTCCCTTCGACCTGGTCTCGGTGCCGTCGATCGCCGAGCACGACTCCAGCGGATCGGCCATCCGGGTCGACCACCGGCGCGGACGGGTCGTGCGACGCCTCGCGGGCGACGATCCCGAGGTCAACGAGGAGTGGATCACCGACAAGGACCGCTTCGCCTTCACCTACGCGATGCAGCCCGACCGCATCAGGACGCCGCTGATCCGCAACCAGGCGACCGGCGAGCTGGAGCCGGCCTCCTGGCCCGCGGCGCTGGCCGTCGCCGGGCGTGGCCTGGCCGCGGCGGCCGGCCGGGTCGGCGTGCTGACCGGTGGACGCCTGACGGCTGAGGACGCCTTCGCCTACAGCAAGTTCGCCCGCACCGTCCTGGGCACCAATGACATCGACTTCCGGGCGCGTGCACACTCCGCCGAGGAGGCCGCGTTCCTGGCCTCCCACGTCGCCGCGACGCAGCTGGAGGTCAGCTTCACGGACCTGGAGCGGGCGTCCACCGTGGTGCTCGTGGGCCTCGAGCCCGAGGACGAGAACGGCAGCATCTTCCTGCGGCTGCGCAAGGGCGCCCGCACCCGCGGGGTCAAGGTCGTCGCGATCGCCAGCCACGCCACGCGCGGGTTGCGCAAGATGTCCGGCGAGCTCGTGCAGACCGTCCCGGGCGACGAGCCCGCTGCCCTGAGCGAGCTCGAGCTGCCGGCCGGATCGGTCATCCTGGTCGGCGAGCGGCTGGCCGCGGTGCCCGGCGGGTTCAGCGCGGCCGTGGCCGCGGCGGAGCGCTCCGGTGCACGCCTGGCCTGGGTGCCGCGTCGTGCCGGTGACCGCGGTGCGGTCGAGACCGGATGCCTGCCGACCCTGCTGCCCGGTGGCCGGCCCCTCGACGACGCCGAGGCCCGTGCCGACCTGGCGGCCGCCTGGGGAGTTCCGACGATCCCGGCGGCCCCCGGTCGCGACACGTCGCAGATCCTGGCCGCCGCGGCATCCGGCGACCTCGAGGCCCTGCTCATCGCCGGCGTCGAGATCGACGACCTGCCCGATCCGGCCGCGGCGCGGGCCGCTCTCGCGGCAGCCGGGTTCGTGGTCAGCCTGGAGCTGCGCCACAGCGACGTCACGGCCGTGGCCGATGTCGTCCTCCCGATCGCACCCGTGGTCGAGAAGCCGGGCACGTTCATCAGCTGGGAGGGACGCGTGCGGACGTTCGACGCCGTCCTGCACGAGCCGAGCTCGCTCACCGACATCCGTGTGCTGGCCGGCATCGCCGAGGAGATGGGAACGTCCCTGGGCTTCCGCACGGTCTCCGCCGCCCGGCAGGCCATGGCCGATCTGGGGCCGTGGGACGGTGCGCGGGCTCCGGCCCCCTCGGTCGCGCCGACTGCGCGTGCAGCCGCCCGGGGGCAGGTCGTCCTCGACTCGTGGCGCCTGCTGGTCGACGACGGACGCGGCCAGGACGGCCAGGACCAGTACAAGGCCACCGCCCGGCCCGCGGTGCTGCGGGCCAGCGAGGCGACGCTGAAGGCCTTCGACATCGACCCCGGTGGTCCGGCGACGCTCTCGACGCCGGCCGGCACCGCGACCTTCCTGACCCAGGTCGCCGACCTGCCCGACGGCGTCGTCTGGGCGCCGGCCAACTCGGGGGTCAACCTGCGGGCGAGGCTCGCGGCGGGATTCGGGGATGCGGTCTCCCTTTCGACAGGCTCAAGGGGCGACGGGGCAGGCTCAAGGGGCGACGGGGCAGGCTCAAGGGGCGATGGCGCATGA
- the nuoF gene encoding NADH-quinone oxidoreductase subunit NuoF yields the protein MTDPLTPVLTAEWGTDRAWTLDAYREAGGYQALEKALRMQPAAIVDMVKDSGLRGRGGAGFPTGMKWSFIPQDNPKPKYLVVNADESEPGTCKDIPFMMATPHTLIEGAIIAAHAINANQAFIYVRGEVLHVIRRLRAAAREAYAAGYLGQDILGSGVTIDLVIHAGAGAYICGEETALLDSLEGRRGQPRLRPPFPAVEGLYASPTVINNVESIASVPSIIRAGHEWFASMGTEKSKGYVIYSLSGHVKTPGQYEAPLGITLRELIELGGGMREGSELKFWTPGGSSTPLLTAEHLDMPLDYESVGAAGSMLGTRALQVFDQTTSVVRCVLRWTEFYKHESCGKCTPCREGTWWLVQTLQRLDEGQGRPGDIELLVDLCDNILGRSFCALGDGATSPITSAIQHFRDEFEAGMHTPSRELFPPAASTLFADRSLSLSKGLS from the coding sequence ATGACTGATCCGCTGACACCGGTCCTGACCGCCGAGTGGGGCACCGATCGTGCCTGGACGTTGGACGCCTATCGCGAGGCGGGTGGCTACCAGGCGCTCGAGAAGGCGCTGAGGATGCAGCCCGCCGCGATCGTGGACATGGTCAAGGACTCCGGCCTGCGAGGACGCGGCGGTGCCGGGTTCCCGACCGGGATGAAGTGGAGCTTCATCCCGCAGGACAACCCGAAGCCCAAGTACCTCGTGGTCAACGCGGACGAGTCCGAGCCGGGCACCTGCAAGGACATCCCGTTCATGATGGCCACGCCGCACACACTGATCGAGGGCGCCATCATCGCGGCGCACGCGATCAACGCCAACCAGGCCTTCATCTACGTGCGCGGCGAGGTGCTGCACGTCATCCGCCGGCTGCGCGCCGCTGCCCGTGAGGCGTACGCGGCGGGCTACCTCGGGCAGGACATCCTGGGCAGCGGCGTCACCATCGACCTGGTCATCCACGCCGGCGCCGGCGCGTACATCTGCGGCGAGGAGACGGCGCTGCTCGACTCGCTGGAGGGCCGCCGCGGCCAGCCCCGCCTGCGCCCGCCGTTCCCTGCCGTCGAGGGCCTGTACGCCAGCCCCACGGTCATCAACAATGTCGAGTCGATCGCGTCGGTGCCCTCGATCATCCGCGCCGGGCACGAGTGGTTCGCCTCGATGGGCACCGAGAAGTCCAAGGGCTACGTCATCTACTCGCTGTCGGGGCACGTCAAGACGCCCGGGCAGTACGAGGCGCCGCTGGGCATCACGCTGCGCGAGCTGATCGAGCTGGGCGGCGGCATGCGTGAGGGCAGCGAGCTGAAGTTCTGGACGCCCGGGGGCTCGTCCACCCCGCTGCTGACCGCCGAGCACCTCGACATGCCGCTGGACTACGAGTCCGTCGGCGCCGCCGGGTCGATGCTCGGCACCCGCGCCCTGCAGGTCTTCGACCAGACGACCTCGGTGGTGCGCTGTGTCCTGCGCTGGACGGAGTTCTACAAGCACGAGTCGTGTGGCAAGTGCACGCCGTGCCGCGAGGGCACCTGGTGGCTCGTGCAGACCCTGCAACGCCTCGACGAGGGCCAGGGCAGGCCCGGCGACATCGAGCTGCTGGTCGACCTGTGCGACAACATCCTGGGACGGTCGTTCTGCGCACTGGGTGACGGCGCCACCAGCCCCATCACCTCGGCGATCCAGCACTTCCGCGACGAGTTCGAGGCCGGGATGCACACACCGTCGCGCGAGCTCTTCCCGCCGGCTGCCTCGACGCTGTTCGCGGACCGCTCGTTGAGCCTGTCGAAAGGACTCTCCTGA
- the nuoE gene encoding NADH-quinone oxidoreductase subunit NuoE, translating to MTLSDVTRAELAELAGRYPQARSALLPMLHLVQSAEGNVTNEGIEVCAAILGISAAEVSGVATFYTMYKRRPMGEHHVGVCTNTLCAVMGGDLIFERLKGHLDVGNDETTEDGMVTLEHIECNAACDFAPVMTVNWEFFDNQTPESAVDLVDRLRAGETVQATRGATITSWRAAERVIAGYEDGLVDEGPTAAGASLAGLQIAKERGWTAPPVGASTSSTGEASTSSTGESGETSEGSKAGAAAEADTSRAETETVIEQSPANTAKEGSDD from the coding sequence ATGACGCTTTCTGACGTGACGCGGGCCGAGCTCGCGGAGCTGGCGGGGCGGTATCCGCAAGCTCGCAGCGCGCTGCTGCCGATGTTGCACCTGGTGCAGTCCGCTGAGGGCAACGTCACCAACGAGGGCATCGAGGTGTGCGCCGCCATCTTGGGCATCAGCGCCGCCGAGGTGTCCGGCGTCGCGACGTTCTACACGATGTACAAGCGGCGTCCGATGGGCGAGCACCACGTGGGCGTCTGCACCAACACGCTGTGCGCGGTGATGGGCGGCGACCTGATCTTCGAGCGGCTCAAGGGCCACCTGGACGTGGGCAACGACGAGACGACCGAGGACGGCATGGTCACGCTCGAGCACATCGAGTGCAATGCGGCCTGCGACTTCGCGCCCGTCATGACGGTCAACTGGGAGTTCTTCGACAACCAGACGCCCGAGTCCGCGGTCGACCTGGTCGACCGGTTGCGGGCAGGGGAGACCGTCCAGGCGACCCGGGGCGCGACGATCACCAGCTGGCGAGCGGCCGAGCGGGTCATCGCCGGGTACGAGGACGGGCTCGTCGACGAGGGCCCGACCGCTGCCGGCGCATCGCTGGCCGGTCTGCAGATCGCCAAGGAACGAGGCTGGACGGCGCCGCCGGTCGGGGCCTCGACAAGCTCGACCGGCGAGGCCTCGACAAGCTCGACCGGCGAGTCCGGCGAGACCAGCGAGGGATCCAAGGCCGGAGCCGCCGCGGAGGCCGACACGTCCCGCGCCGAGACGGAGACCGTCATCGAGCAGTCCCCGGCCAACACCGCCAAGGAGGGTTCGGATGACTGA